A DNA window from Candidatus Sulfidibacterium hydrothermale contains the following coding sequences:
- a CDS encoding glycosyltransferase family 2 protein — protein sequence MTELSLVIAIHNEEQNIQPLIQNIQQFLENKISYEVIFVDDGSTDRTASMVRRYGNQHVILIELRKNVGQSAALQAGIDQAKGQYIATMDGDLQNDAEDLPKMLDILKEEKCDFVVGIRKRRSDQFFTRKLPSRIANYIVRKVTRTNIIDNGCGIKMFRAEILKEMQLYGEKHRFLASFIAMEGATYRQIEVKHHPRIHGKSKYGINRTLKVIADLLLINFSRKFGQKPMYLFGSAGFISFLAGFIILFYLLIQKILGLNIWGRPILILGVLFIFIGIHLISTGLILDTLIRGIYMRDNIKPYKIKKISRISSEQ from the coding sequence ATGACAGAACTCTCTCTTGTAATCGCTATTCATAACGAAGAACAAAACATTCAGCCGCTTATCCAGAACATTCAACAGTTTCTGGAGAATAAAATTTCTTATGAAGTAATTTTTGTGGACGACGGATCTACCGACCGTACGGCATCTATGGTCCGCCGGTACGGAAATCAGCATGTTATACTCATTGAACTGAGAAAGAATGTGGGGCAATCGGCTGCTTTACAAGCCGGAATTGACCAAGCAAAAGGCCAATACATTGCCACCATGGATGGAGACCTGCAAAATGATGCAGAAGATCTTCCCAAAATGCTGGATATTTTAAAAGAAGAAAAGTGTGATTTTGTGGTGGGCATCAGAAAACGGCGTTCAGACCAATTTTTTACCCGGAAACTTCCTTCGCGTATTGCTAACTACATCGTACGAAAAGTAACCCGTACCAACATCATCGATAACGGATGCGGAATTAAAATGTTCCGGGCCGAGATTTTAAAAGAGATGCAATTGTATGGAGAAAAACACCGTTTTCTGGCTTCGTTCATCGCTATGGAAGGCGCTACTTACCGGCAGATCGAAGTAAAACATCATCCACGTATCCACGGGAAATCAAAATACGGAATTAACCGGACATTGAAAGTAATTGCCGACCTGCTTTTGATCAACTTTTCCAGAAAATTCGGACAAAAACCAATGTATCTCTTTGGTTCTGCCGGTTTCATCTCTTTTTTGGCCGGTTTTATCATCCTTTTTTATCTGTTGATCCAGAAAATACTGGGATTGAATATTTGGGGGCGTCCCATTCTCATTCTCGGTGTCTTGTTTATTTTTATTGGGATTCATCTAATCTCCACCGGATTAATTTTGGATACCCTTATCCGGGGAATTTATATGCGGGATAACATCAAACCTTATAAAATAAAAAAAATTTCCAGGATTTCTTCTGAGCAATAA
- a CDS encoding ArnT family glycosyltransferase — protein sequence MMNKNQAEQKWLYGILIALAVMVYITGLFPATTVDSAKYATVSREIFHSGNWIHLKICGHPYLQKPPLLFWLGAIFFHLFGVSIVAFKIPTLLFTLLGIYSVYRFGKLIYDEKTGRIAAAIYGISEAMFLYNMDVHTDALLTANIIFGTWQIAEYLDKRKLVNYILGFIGIGLAMISKGFIGLVVPVIAIGGYLLMKKDFRTLFSPKWIGGILILALILFPVLKGLYDQFGIEGIKFYFWSNNIDRIRGEYSHFKHDYFFSLHTMAYIFLPWSLYTFSAFVNDARQWAQHHFKLKNPKVVYNYSVIVVLLLVVSISSQQSPHYLLPAIPFIAMVTARFINEISTTNQKIKTQKLLFIFRNLIVFLTWPVIFVTAFYFFPVHQPIIWATLLLLLVFQIFSLFQLKTRLQKLLVPLMISIISLTFVSNTVYMPSALKYHGPIQASLLYDKLAQPQTPLYTYDYGLYETCFYPKTASKMVESKEELIHLLNSQTPFWLITTQKGYETILQQNNHEITQKYIFPYKKLTNLSLRFMNPKTRNSTLKKIYLLKIK from the coding sequence ATGATGAACAAAAACCAGGCAGAGCAAAAATGGCTTTACGGTATTTTAATTGCATTGGCGGTTATGGTTTATATCACCGGATTATTTCCGGCAACGACTGTCGACTCCGCCAAATATGCCACTGTAAGCCGTGAGATTTTTCATTCAGGAAACTGGATACACCTGAAAATTTGCGGACATCCATATTTACAGAAACCGCCTTTGTTGTTTTGGTTGGGGGCTATTTTCTTCCATCTCTTTGGCGTTTCTATCGTGGCTTTTAAGATTCCCACCTTACTTTTTACACTGCTCGGAATCTATTCGGTTTACCGGTTTGGAAAACTGATTTACGATGAAAAAACAGGACGTATAGCGGCTGCGATTTATGGTATTAGCGAAGCCATGTTTTTGTACAATATGGATGTGCATACCGATGCGTTGCTTACGGCGAATATCATTTTTGGAACCTGGCAGATTGCTGAATATCTCGACAAAAGAAAACTTGTCAATTATATACTCGGGTTTATCGGTATCGGATTGGCAATGATATCCAAAGGGTTTATCGGACTGGTAGTCCCGGTGATAGCCATAGGCGGCTATCTTTTGATGAAAAAAGACTTCCGTACCCTTTTCTCACCCAAGTGGATAGGCGGAATACTCATTCTGGCGCTGATTTTATTTCCTGTTTTAAAAGGTTTGTACGACCAATTTGGCATTGAAGGAATTAAATTTTATTTCTGGTCTAACAACATTGACCGGATACGGGGAGAATATTCGCATTTTAAACACGATTATTTCTTTAGCTTACACACTATGGCTTATATTTTTCTGCCATGGTCGCTGTATACTTTTTCGGCTTTTGTAAATGATGCCCGGCAATGGGCACAGCACCATTTTAAGCTGAAAAACCCAAAAGTGGTTTACAATTATTCCGTCATTGTGGTTCTTTTGCTGGTTGTTTCCATTTCCAGCCAACAGTCGCCTCATTATCTTTTGCCGGCAATTCCGTTCATTGCTATGGTAACCGCCCGTTTTATCAATGAGATTTCGACTACGAACCAAAAAATTAAAACACAGAAACTCCTGTTTATTTTCAGGAATCTCATTGTTTTTCTTACCTGGCCTGTCATTTTTGTAACGGCTTTTTATTTCTTTCCTGTCCATCAGCCGATAATCTGGGCAACCCTGCTCCTGCTGCTTGTTTTTCAGATTTTCAGTCTTTTCCAACTGAAAACCCGGCTACAGAAGTTGCTTGTCCCGTTGATGATTTCCATCATTTCCCTGACCTTTGTCTCCAATACGGTGTATATGCCATCGGCACTGAAATATCATGGTCCTATTCAGGCTTCGTTGCTTTATGATAAGCTGGCACAGCCTCAAACACCGCTTTATACTTACGATTACGGGTTATATGAAACCTGTTTTTATCCTAAAACAGCATCAAAAATGGTGGAAAGTAAAGAAGAGCTTATTCACTTGCTGAATAGCCAAACCCCCTTCTGGCTCATCACTACCCAAAAGGGGTACGAAACCATTTTACAGCAAAACAATCATGAAATCACCCAAAAGTATATCTTTCCGTACAAAAAGTTAACCAATCTTTCATTACGTTTTATGAATCCGAAAACGCGAAACAGTACGCTGAAAAAGATATATTTGCTAAAAATCAAATAA
- a CDS encoding DUF2147 domain-containing protein, with protein sequence MKLNIFKWRFSLIAIIALMASSTLWAQNGDAIIGKYHLPNNMDVSIYKQGNKYFGKIIRLYNDDHVPDTTSSLIGKVIIKNLEYDPADKEWVNGTMYAPDKDMTFNLKVTEMRKDEIVVTGSKFIIHKTLIWKKI encoded by the coding sequence ATGAAGTTGAATATTTTCAAATGGCGGTTTTCGCTGATCGCAATTATCGCATTGATGGCATCCTCCACATTGTGGGCTCAAAATGGCGATGCTATTATCGGTAAATATCATTTACCCAATAATATGGATGTATCCATTTATAAACAGGGAAACAAATATTTCGGGAAAATTATCCGGTTATATAATGATGATCACGTTCCGGATACCACCTCATCGCTGATCGGAAAAGTAATCATTAAAAACCTGGAGTATGATCCTGCCGATAAGGAATGGGTTAACGGAACCATGTATGCTCCTGATAAAGACATGACTTTTAATCTGAAAGTAACCGAAATGAGAAAAGATGAGATTGTGGTAACCGGTTCTAAATTTATAATACACAAAACCCTGATCTGGAAAAAGATATAA
- a CDS encoding TetR/AcrR family transcriptional regulator has product MLTNRQFEIIDTAVDIIARNGIQGLTIKNLAKEIGISEPGIYRHFESKTDILLALLANFEEMLSIMDKGIQSKEENTLDKIKFLFSRIVEIFSNEPSRISVVFSEEIFKNDPKLKEKIVNILNDKIASIGEIIHDGQRKGEIRKDIDHYTLAMIIIGSLRLMVKKWDLTSQTVNLHEEGVKLVDGLTLILKG; this is encoded by the coding sequence ATGCTCACAAACAGACAATTTGAGATTATTGATACCGCTGTTGACATCATTGCGCGAAATGGGATACAGGGGCTGACCATTAAAAATCTGGCTAAGGAGATTGGCATTTCCGAACCGGGAATTTATCGCCATTTCGAAAGCAAAACAGATATTTTACTGGCGCTTTTGGCCAATTTTGAGGAAATGTTGTCCATTATGGATAAAGGGATTCAATCAAAAGAAGAAAACACACTGGATAAAATCAAATTCCTGTTTTCACGGATCGTTGAAATTTTTTCAAACGAACCCAGCAGAATATCGGTGGTGTTTTCAGAAGAGATTTTTAAAAACGACCCGAAACTGAAAGAAAAAATTGTAAATATCTTAAATGATAAAATTGCTTCCATTGGAGAAATTATTCACGATGGACAGCGAAAAGGGGAAATCAGAAAGGACATCGACCACTACACCCTGGCCATGATCATTATCGGATCACTTCGGCTGATGGTAAAAAAATGGGATTTGACCAGCCAAACGGTAAATTTGCACGAAGAAGGGGTAAAACTGGTGGATGGACTGACTTTGATCCTGAAGGGATAA
- a CDS encoding aconitate hydratase produces the protein MAFDIEMIKKVYARFPERVEAAKKLLGRPMTLAEKILYAHLDEGVAKETYTRGESYVDFRPDRVAMQDATAQMALLQFMQAGKSKTAVPSSVHCDHLIQAKEGAEKDLERAKYTNQEVYDFLASVSNKYGIGFWKPGAGIIHQVVLENYAFPGGMMIGTDSHTPNAGGLGMVAIGVGGADAVDVMADMPWELKFPKLIGIKLTGKLSGWLAPKDVILRVADILTVKGGTGAIVEYFGEGARAMSATGRATICNMGAEIGATTSTFGFDANTAEYLRQTGRADVAELAEQIAGYLTGDAEVYADPEKYFDQVIEINLSELEPALNGPFTPDLRTPVSKIAETAKKNDWPLNMEAALIGSCTNSSYEDITRAANIARQAVEKKLTAKAELFITPGSEQVRYTIERDGLIAEFEKMGGVVLANACGQCIGQWDRESVKDGHRNSIITSFNRNFAKRNDGNPNTYAFVASPEMVMCYALSGRLDFNPLTDTLTNADGEEVKLDVPEGMVFPPKGFEVDDPGYQAPAEDGSKIEVKVDPNSERLQLLTPFPEWDGKDFKGLHLLIKAKGKCTTDHISMAGPWLRYRGHLENISQNLLIGAVNYFNEKTNLVKDQLDGQYKAVPEAAKHYRDESVGSIIIGDENYGEGSSREHAAMEPRFMGVKAVLVRSFARIHETNLKKQGVLALTFADPADYDKILEDDRFDILGLAEFAPGKDFTVVIRHADGSSDEIKAKHTYNKNQIEWFKAGSALNLIRKQNA, from the coding sequence ATGGCTTTTGATATTGAAATGATAAAAAAGGTTTACGCCCGTTTTCCGGAACGTGTGGAAGCCGCCAAAAAATTACTGGGCCGCCCCATGACCCTGGCCGAAAAAATACTGTATGCTCACCTTGACGAAGGCGTGGCAAAAGAAACGTATACCCGCGGCGAATCGTATGTTGATTTTCGTCCTGACCGCGTGGCCATGCAGGATGCTACTGCCCAAATGGCATTGTTGCAGTTTATGCAGGCCGGTAAAAGCAAAACAGCGGTTCCTTCCAGCGTACACTGCGATCACCTGATTCAAGCAAAAGAAGGCGCAGAAAAAGACCTCGAAAGAGCCAAATATACCAACCAGGAAGTATATGATTTTCTGGCTTCTGTTTCCAATAAATACGGTATTGGATTCTGGAAACCCGGTGCCGGGATTATTCACCAGGTCGTTCTTGAAAATTATGCCTTCCCGGGCGGAATGATGATCGGTACCGATTCTCACACCCCTAATGCCGGCGGACTGGGAATGGTTGCTATTGGTGTTGGTGGTGCTGATGCAGTGGACGTCATGGCCGACATGCCCTGGGAACTGAAATTTCCCAAACTGATTGGAATTAAACTTACCGGCAAACTGAGCGGATGGCTGGCTCCGAAAGATGTCATCCTGCGGGTTGCTGATATTTTAACAGTAAAAGGCGGAACCGGTGCCATTGTGGAGTATTTCGGCGAAGGCGCCCGCGCCATGTCAGCTACCGGACGAGCTACCATTTGTAACATGGGCGCTGAAATTGGCGCAACCACTTCTACTTTTGGCTTTGATGCCAATACAGCGGAATATCTGCGTCAGACCGGCCGTGCTGATGTGGCTGAACTGGCTGAACAAATTGCCGGATATCTTACTGGTGATGCCGAAGTTTATGCCGATCCGGAAAAATATTTCGATCAGGTGATCGAGATCAATCTCTCTGAACTGGAGCCGGCACTTAATGGACCGTTTACGCCCGATTTGCGTACACCGGTGTCGAAAATAGCAGAAACAGCAAAGAAAAACGACTGGCCGCTGAATATGGAAGCCGCCCTGATTGGTTCTTGTACCAACTCTTCGTATGAAGACATTACACGGGCTGCCAACATTGCCCGTCAGGCTGTGGAAAAGAAACTTACGGCCAAAGCCGAATTGTTTATCACCCCGGGTTCTGAACAGGTGCGTTATACCATTGAACGCGACGGACTGATTGCCGAATTCGAAAAAATGGGCGGCGTGGTACTGGCCAACGCCTGCGGACAGTGTATCGGACAATGGGATCGTGAAAGTGTGAAAGACGGTCACCGCAACTCCATCATCACCTCTTTTAACCGGAACTTTGCCAAACGGAATGATGGCAACCCGAACACCTATGCTTTTGTGGCTTCGCCGGAAATGGTGATGTGCTATGCACTTTCCGGACGGCTCGATTTCAATCCGCTGACCGATACGTTAACCAATGCGGATGGCGAAGAAGTAAAACTGGACGTTCCGGAAGGAATGGTTTTCCCGCCCAAAGGATTTGAAGTGGATGATCCCGGCTATCAGGCTCCGGCTGAAGATGGCAGCAAAATTGAAGTGAAAGTAGATCCTAACTCCGAAAGGCTGCAATTGCTCACTCCTTTCCCGGAATGGGATGGCAAAGATTTTAAAGGATTGCACCTGCTGATCAAAGCCAAAGGAAAATGTACCACCGATCATATTTCCATGGCCGGACCGTGGTTGCGTTATCGTGGTCATCTGGAAAATATTTCTCAAAACCTGCTGATTGGTGCGGTAAATTATTTCAATGAAAAAACCAATTTGGTAAAAGATCAGTTAGACGGACAATACAAAGCCGTTCCGGAAGCTGCGAAACATTACCGTGATGAAAGTGTGGGATCCATTATTATTGGAGACGAAAACTACGGTGAAGGCTCGTCACGTGAACATGCCGCTATGGAACCCCGTTTTATGGGAGTAAAAGCCGTTCTGGTTCGTTCTTTTGCCCGTATTCACGAAACCAACCTGAAAAAACAAGGCGTATTGGCACTTACTTTTGCCGATCCGGCCGATTATGACAAGATTTTGGAAGATGACCGTTTCGATATTCTCGGACTGGCTGAATTTGCACCAGGAAAAGATTTCACGGTGGTTATCCGCCATGCGGATGGTTCATCCGACGAAATCAAAGCGAAACACACCTACAATAAGAACCAGATCGAATGGTTTAAAGCAGGTAGTGCGCTGAATCTGATTAGAAAGCAAAATGCATAA
- the nusB gene encoding transcription antitermination factor NusB, which translates to MLYRRHLRIKVLQSLYSWYSGGNKDLPSGEKELFKSIDRLYDLFIYQLSFLLAVKDFALLRIEQNKKKFYPTEEDLHPNLKFVENKALQLIENNHDFQKKVEKLKINWNDEEEMLLKFYKKLREADFYKKYMADPQQTLEEDKKLLIKVVDRLIQDFDLLRSYYDEKNVYFAEGYDLCGVLLIKFLDNLSAGFTPEKPMPGIYSTEKQKTNDDKLFVQKLYRKVILNDEELTEIIRGKSKSWDYERIPKMDVILLKMAIIELREMPTIPVKVTLNEYIELAKHFSTPKSKTFINGVLDKLIIEMKASGQIKKEGRGLIE; encoded by the coding sequence ATGTTATATCGCAGACACCTTCGCATCAAAGTTCTTCAGTCATTATATTCGTGGTATTCAGGTGGAAACAAAGACCTTCCTTCCGGAGAAAAAGAGTTATTCAAAAGCATAGACAGGTTATACGATCTTTTTATTTATCAGCTCAGCTTCCTGCTGGCGGTAAAAGATTTTGCTTTATTACGGATTGAACAAAACAAAAAGAAGTTCTACCCTACCGAAGAAGATCTGCATCCGAATTTGAAGTTTGTGGAAAATAAGGCACTGCAGCTGATCGAAAACAATCACGATTTCCAGAAAAAAGTCGAAAAACTCAAAATCAACTGGAATGATGAAGAAGAAATGCTGCTGAAGTTTTACAAAAAGCTCCGCGAAGCCGATTTTTACAAAAAATATATGGCCGATCCCCAGCAAACGCTGGAAGAAGACAAAAAGCTTCTGATTAAGGTGGTGGACAGGCTTATACAGGATTTTGACCTGCTCCGGTCGTATTACGACGAGAAAAATGTGTATTTCGCCGAAGGTTACGATCTCTGTGGTGTATTGCTGATCAAATTTTTGGATAACCTTTCAGCCGGTTTCACACCGGAAAAACCCATGCCGGGCATTTATTCCACAGAAAAACAAAAGACCAACGACGATAAACTGTTCGTACAAAAACTCTATCGGAAAGTCATTCTGAACGATGAGGAATTAACGGAAATCATCCGTGGGAAATCAAAAAGCTGGGACTACGAACGGATTCCCAAAATGGATGTCATCCTGCTGAAAATGGCCATTATTGAGCTCCGGGAAATGCCCACTATTCCGGTAAAAGTAACGTTGAATGAATACATCGAACTGGCCAAACATTTTAGTACCCCCAAGAGCAAAACCTTTATTAACGGGGTTCTTGACAAACTCATTATCGAAATGAAAGCCAGTGGCCAGATTAAAAAAGAGGGGCGCGGGCTCATCGAATAA
- a CDS encoding GH92 family glycosyl hydrolase has translation MKKFFPFAVLFLFFGFTACNQANTDKPVDDVNPFIGTGGHGHTFPGATVPFGMVQLSPDTRLEGWDGCSGYHYNDTIVYGFSHTHLSGTGIADYCDILLMPTAGKYFFNNGYKKGADQGYASRFSKKTEQASPGYYSVKLADYGIKVELTATKRVGFQRYTFPKNKKDYVILDLTHRDKVLASSFKQVGPAAFEGMRRSQSWAQDQYLYYYIQFNQPVKQLYLSVNDTVRPGKTSANSKNIKVVFDFGKLKNPVLLVKTGISAVSADGARKNLEAEVPGWNFDAVRQHARAVWNKELSKIRIKADQTTRAIFYTALYHTMIAPNLFMDVDGKYRGTDLKIHQAKNFTNYTVFSLWDTFRATHPLYTLIEQKRDEDFIRTFLHQYENGGQLPVWELAGNYTGCMIGYHSVPVIVDAYMKGLRDFNAEEAFQAMKHSAMQNKLGLAAYKKYGYIPSDKESASVSKTLEYAYDDWCIAQMAKALNKPEDYRYFIQRAQNYKNIFDPQTGFMRPKSDGIWKYPFDPTEVDFNYTEANAWQYTFFVPQDVSGLMKLMGGKKKFARKLDQLFTTQQKLTGRHQPDITGLIGQYAHGNEPSHHIAYLYDYAGQPWKTQAMVQKIMKEMYSDQPNGLAGNEDCGQMSAWYVLSAMGFYSVTPGEPVYALGSPRLHQAEIRLSNGKTFTIQARNLSDKNIYIQSATLNGKPYSRSYLTQKTIVKGGKFVLVMGPKPNKSFGAAPGEVPVSQITDHLIVPVPYCNAKQKVFVRPFALRFADVDTTAVIDYRKNGKTPVVEFNHPLKVSQTTGFVYYAKKDSVQSKAVQMRLVRFPEGRSIKLYSRPGRQYTAGSDSALIDGLYGGDDFSSGGWMGFQGKNLKADISLGKRMPVSYFSAHFLQNTYSWIFMPEKVTFYISNDGKHFTPVGVIKNQVSPHQGGNIIKSFTLRLKHPVKAKYVRVIAQNRGQCPKWHKGYPGKAWIFADEITIK, from the coding sequence ATGAAAAAATTTTTCCCCTTTGCCGTGCTTTTCCTTTTCTTCGGTTTCACTGCCTGTAATCAGGCCAATACCGACAAACCGGTAGATGATGTCAACCCTTTTATCGGCACCGGCGGACACGGACACACTTTTCCCGGAGCCACCGTTCCGTTCGGTATGGTTCAACTGAGTCCGGATACCCGGCTCGAAGGCTGGGACGGTTGTTCGGGATACCATTACAACGACACCATTGTTTACGGTTTTTCGCATACACATTTGAGCGGAACGGGTATTGCCGATTATTGCGATATTTTGTTGATGCCTACCGCAGGAAAATACTTTTTTAATAATGGATACAAAAAAGGTGCCGATCAGGGATACGCTTCCCGTTTCAGCAAAAAAACAGAACAAGCTTCACCCGGATATTACTCGGTTAAACTGGCTGACTATGGCATCAAAGTAGAACTAACAGCTACTAAAAGAGTGGGTTTTCAGCGTTACACTTTTCCGAAAAATAAAAAAGATTATGTTATCCTTGACCTGACCCATCGCGACAAGGTGCTGGCTTCCTCTTTTAAGCAGGTTGGACCGGCTGCTTTTGAAGGGATGCGGCGGTCACAATCCTGGGCACAAGACCAATACCTTTATTATTATATCCAGTTTAATCAGCCGGTCAAACAGCTTTATCTCTCGGTAAATGATACGGTGCGCCCGGGCAAAACAAGTGCCAACAGTAAAAATATCAAAGTTGTTTTTGATTTTGGGAAGCTAAAAAATCCGGTTTTACTGGTGAAAACAGGAATCTCAGCTGTTAGTGCAGACGGCGCCCGCAAAAATCTTGAAGCCGAAGTCCCTGGTTGGAATTTCGATGCCGTCCGTCAGCACGCACGCGCGGTATGGAATAAAGAGCTCAGCAAAATCCGCATCAAAGCGGATCAAACTACACGGGCCATTTTTTATACCGCTTTGTATCACACCATGATTGCTCCCAACCTGTTCATGGATGTGGACGGAAAATACCGCGGCACCGATTTAAAAATTCATCAGGCCAAAAACTTCACCAATTACACCGTTTTTTCTCTTTGGGATACTTTCCGGGCTACCCATCCGCTTTACACACTCATAGAGCAAAAAAGAGACGAGGATTTTATCCGTACTTTTCTGCATCAGTACGAAAACGGCGGTCAGCTTCCGGTTTGGGAACTGGCAGGAAATTACACCGGTTGCATGATTGGCTATCATTCGGTTCCGGTGATTGTGGATGCGTACATGAAAGGACTGCGGGATTTTAATGCCGAAGAAGCTTTTCAGGCAATGAAACACAGTGCCATGCAAAACAAACTGGGATTGGCGGCCTATAAAAAGTACGGGTATATTCCTTCCGATAAAGAATCGGCATCGGTTTCCAAAACGCTGGAATACGCTTATGACGACTGGTGCATTGCCCAGATGGCCAAAGCCCTGAACAAACCGGAAGATTACCGTTATTTTATTCAGAGAGCTCAGAATTACAAAAACATCTTTGACCCGCAAACCGGATTTATGCGTCCCAAAAGCGACGGAATCTGGAAATATCCGTTTGACCCGACCGAAGTGGACTTTAACTACACCGAAGCCAATGCCTGGCAATACACGTTTTTTGTACCCCAGGATGTCTCCGGCCTGATGAAACTTATGGGGGGAAAGAAAAAGTTTGCCCGTAAACTGGATCAGTTGTTCACCACTCAGCAAAAATTAACCGGACGTCATCAGCCGGACATTACCGGATTGATCGGACAATACGCTCATGGCAACGAGCCGAGCCATCATATTGCTTACCTGTATGATTATGCCGGACAACCCTGGAAAACGCAGGCCATGGTGCAGAAAATCATGAAAGAGATGTACTCGGATCAGCCCAATGGCTTGGCCGGAAATGAAGACTGTGGCCAAATGTCGGCCTGGTACGTACTGAGTGCCATGGGGTTCTATTCGGTTACTCCCGGCGAACCGGTTTATGCTTTGGGAAGTCCGCGATTACATCAGGCTGAAATCCGTCTTTCCAATGGAAAAACATTCACTATTCAAGCCCGGAACCTGTCCGATAAAAATATCTACATCCAGTCGGCTACCCTTAATGGCAAGCCCTATTCCCGGTCGTACCTGACACAGAAAACCATTGTGAAAGGCGGGAAATTCGTACTGGTTATGGGGCCCAAACCAAACAAAAGTTTTGGAGCTGCTCCCGGGGAGGTTCCCGTTTCTCAGATTACTGACCACCTGATCGTTCCGGTACCTTATTGTAATGCCAAACAAAAAGTTTTTGTCCGGCCTTTTGCTTTGCGTTTTGCCGATGTGGATACAACTGCCGTAATTGATTACCGGAAAAACGGAAAAACGCCGGTAGTTGAATTTAATCATCCTTTGAAGGTAAGCCAAACTACCGGCTTTGTGTATTACGCCAAAAAGGATTCAGTACAATCTAAAGCGGTACAAATGCGTCTGGTACGCTTTCCCGAAGGGCGGAGCATTAAACTTTATTCCCGTCCCGGACGCCAATATACAGCCGGAAGCGATTCGGCATTGATTGACGGACTGTATGGTGGCGATGATTTCAGCAGTGGCGGCTGGATGGGATTTCAGGGTAAAAATCTCAAAGCGGATATTTCACTCGGAAAACGGATGCCGGTCTCCTATTTCTCGGCTCATTTCCTGCAAAACACGTATTCGTGGATTTTTATGCCGGAAAAAGTGACCTTCTATATTTCCAATGATGGAAAACATTTTACACCGGTCGGGGTAATCAAAAACCAGGTTTCTCCGCATCAAGGAGGAAACATTATCAAAAGTTTTACCCTGCGATTAAAACATCCGGTAAAAGCAAAATATGTTCGTGTGATTGCCCAAAACCGGGGGCAATGCCCCAAGTGGCACAAAGGTTACCCCGGCAAAGCCTGGATCTTTGCTGATGAGATCACCATAAAATAA
- a CDS encoding shikimate kinase — translation MIERIYLVGFMGAGKSTLGKKLARALEYRFVDMDDFFEERYKIEIHDFFQKYDESLFRKLEHDLLLKTFTMSRVVVATGGGTPCVFQGMEKMNRHGLTVYLKMPPAALAQRLLNAKRKRPLVQGKTGEALIRYIEEKLAERKDCYEMAQLHSNLPGDTLDVLIEKINSWQP, via the coding sequence ATGATCGAACGGATATATCTTGTGGGGTTTATGGGAGCCGGCAAAAGCACCCTGGGGAAAAAGCTGGCCCGTGCATTGGAATACCGTTTTGTGGATATGGACGACTTTTTTGAAGAAAGATACAAGATCGAAATTCATGACTTTTTTCAAAAATATGATGAATCGCTTTTCCGGAAACTGGAACATGATCTTTTATTGAAAACTTTTACGATGAGCAGGGTAGTGGTGGCTACCGGTGGCGGAACACCGTGTGTTTTTCAGGGAATGGAAAAGATGAACCGGCACGGGCTGACCGTATACCTGAAAATGCCTCCTGCTGCGCTGGCGCAACGTCTGTTAAACGCCAAAAGAAAACGCCCATTGGTGCAGGGGAAAACCGGAGAAGCCCTGATCCGGTATATCGAGGAAAAACTGGCCGAACGAAAAGATTGTTACGAAATGGCACAACTTCATAGTAACCTGCCCGGGGACACTTTGGATGTCCTGATTGAGAAAATCAATTCCTGGCAACCGTAA